From a single Nicotiana tomentosiformis chromosome 2, ASM39032v3, whole genome shotgun sequence genomic region:
- the LOC138904804 gene encoding serine/threonine-protein phosphatase 7 long form homolog: MWEFIRDHPLHPRIVRHLQDTGFYRIIEIGWLQFDRALITAMIEQWRPETHMFHLPIGEVAITLEDIEVLFGLSVDGLHVAYLHALRDYMAVHYLHMLQRLTGFQPAEETALSEASRLQLTPVRQHQDDIDYAEITDVSPTEDIDRHTRLLLLLMFGGVLFPNTSKNLVSLRFLHHLEWLDDLPGYSWMQLF; encoded by the coding sequence atgtgggagttcattagggaccacccactccatccccgtatagttagACACCTTCAGGATACGGGTTTCTACAGGATCATAGAGATCGGCTGGTTGCAGTTCGACCGGGCATTGATCACGGCTATGATAGAGcagtggcgaccggagacgcacatgTTTCATCTACCCATCGGTGAGGTTGCCATCACGCTTGAGGACATAGAGGTTCTCTTCGGGTTGTCGGTTGATGGATTACATGTAGCTTACCTGCATGCTCTTAGAGACTATATGGCAGTGCATTACCTGCATATGTTGCAGCGACTCACCGGTTTTCAGCCAGCGGAGGAGACTGCATTGAGTGAGGCGAGTCGATTGCAATTGACGCCCGTCCGGCAGCATCAGGATGATATCGACTATGCGGAGATTACGGATGTTTCACCGACGGAGGATATCGACCGGCACACGAGATTGTTGTTGCTACTGATGTTTGGTGGTGtactgttcccgaacacttcgaaaaacctagtcagcttgagatttctacatcatctggagtggctagatgatttacctggtTACAGCTGGATGCAGCTGTTCTAG